A single genomic interval of Tursiops truncatus isolate mTurTru1 chromosome 1, mTurTru1.mat.Y, whole genome shotgun sequence harbors:
- the NGF gene encoding beta-nerve growth factor yields MSMLFYTLITALWIGVQAEAHTQSNVPAGHAIPQAHWTNLQHSLDTALRRAHSGPAAAIAARVAGQTRKITVDPELFKKRRLRSPRVLFSTQPPPAAADAQGLDLEAGGAAPFNRTHRSKRSSSHPVFHRGEFSVCDSVSVWVGDKATATDIKGKEVMVLGEVNINNSVFKQYFFETKCRDPNPVDSGCRGIDSKHWNSYCTTTHTFVKALTMDGKQAAWRFIRIDTACVCVLSRKAGRRA; encoded by the coding sequence ATGTCCATGTTGTTCTACACTCTGATCACAGCTCTTTGGATCGGCGTCCAGGCAGAAGCGCACACCCAGAGCAATGTCCCAGCAGGACACGCCATCCCCCAAGCCCACTGGACTAACCTTCAGCACTCCCTTGACACAGCCCTCCGCAGAGCCCACAGCGGCCCGGCAGCCGCGATAGCCGCCAGGGTGGCAGGGCAGACCCGCAAGATCACCGTGGACCCGGAACTGTTTAAAAAGCGGCGCCTGCGTTCACCCCGCGTGCTGTTtagcacccagcccccacctgcgGCCGCGGACGCTCAGGGTCTGGACTTGGAGGCCGGCGGGGCCGCCCCCTTCAACAGGACTCACAGGAGCAAGCGGTCGTCGTCCCACCCTGTCTTCCACCGCGGGGAGTTCTCGGTGTGCGACAGCGTCAGCGTGTGGGTGGGGGACAAGGCCACCGCCACGGACATCAAGGGCAAGGAGGTGATGGTGTTGGGAGAGGTGAACATCAACAACAGTGTATTCAAACAGTACTTTTTTGAGACCAAGTGCCGGGACCCCAATCCCGTCGACAGCGGATGCCGGGGCATCGACTCGAAGCACTGGAACTCATATTGTACCACGACCCACACCTTCGTCAAGGCGCTGACCATGGATGGCAAGCAGGCCGCCTGGCGGTTCATCCGGATCGACACGGCCTGCGTGTGTGTGCTCAGCAGGAAAGCTGGGAGGAGAGCCTGA